The sequence CGCGCCGATGGTGGCTGACGAACTCTTCAAGGTGTGCGCGAGCCGGTAGGCCTCCCCGCCGGGGGCCTGCGCATGCGCAGCCTCGAAGCGCGCCATCAGGTCCTGTTGCGTATCGCGGAAGCGCCCGAGCAGGCGCAGGCGCAAGGCCTCGCGGCCACCGGCATAGCGCAGGCCGATGTCTTGCACGATCACCGCGTCACCGTCCGCCGGCGCCGCCGGCACCGCAACGGATGCCGCCACCGCAGGCGCCGTGCCACCGTTGCGATAGCGCGCCAGCACAGCGTAAAGGCTGGCCGGCTCGACAGGTTTGGTCAGGAAATCGTCCATCCCCGCCGCCACACAGCGCGCCCGCTCCTCGGCCAGCGCATGCGCGGTCATGGCGATGACCGGCAGCGTGGCGTGCCGTGCGCTGGCGCGCAGGTGGCGAGTGGCGGCATGGCCGTCCATCCGCGGCATCTGGATGTCCATCAGTACGGCATCGAAGGTGTCGGCCTCGATCCGCGCCAGCGCCGCCTCGCCGTCATCGGCCATCACCACATCGACCCCCACTTCTTCGAGCAGCTCGCGGGCCAGTTGCTGGTTGAGCGGGTTGTCTTCCACCACCAGCACCCGCATGCCCGCCAGCCCCGCCGTGTTCACCGCGCCCGCTGGTGCCGGCGCGCGGGCTTCCTGCGCCACCGCGAAGCGCGCCTCGAAGCGGAAACAGCTGCCCTGTGCCGGCACGCTGTCAGCCGTGATGGCGCCGCCCATGGCATCGGCCAGATGGCGCGAGATGGCCAGGCCCAGCCCGGACCCGCCATACTGCCGTGAGGTACTGGTGTCGGCCTGCCAGAAGGGCTGGAACAGCTGCACCATGGCCTCGGCGGCAATGCCGATGCCGGTGTCGGTGACCGAGAACCGCAGCCGCACCGCGCCCTCCTCGCGGCCCACGACAGCCACCGCCAGCTCGACCCGCCCACGCTCGGTGAACTTGATCGCGTTGCCGGCCAGGTTGGTGAGGATCTGCCGCAACCGCAGGGCGTCGCCGGTGAGCATCGGGGGCACATCGTCGGCCACCGACACGACCCACGCCAGGCCTTTCTGGATGGCGCGGAAGGAAACCATCGTCGCCACCGAGTCGATCACCTCGCGCACCGCGAACGGCGCGGCCTCGAGATCCAGCCGCTGGGCCTCGATCTTGGACAGGTCGAGAATATCGTTGAGGATGCCGAGCAGTGACCGCGCCGACTCGTTGACCTTGACGATGTAGTCGCGCTGTCGGGCGTCCAGGCCGGTCTTGAGGCACTGCCCGGACAGCCCGATGATGGCATTCATCGGCGTGCGGATCTCGTGGCTCATGTTGGCCAGGAAAACACTCTTGGCCTGGTTGGCCCGTTCAGCGCTTTCCTTCGCCGCCACCAGGTCCGCCGTGCGCTCGCCGACCAGCGCCTCGAGCGCTTCGGCGCGCTGCGCCTGTTCGAGCGCCAGCCGGCGCCGCGAGGTGACATCGCGAATCACCACCAGATAGCGCCGTTCGTTACCGGCCAGCATCGGCACGCCGGCCAGCTCGACATCGATCGGATCGCGCCCGGCGGTGCCCAGCGCGCCGTCGAGCATCACCGGGGCGCGCCGGCGCAGTCGTGCGGCCAGCCGCGGGCCCCAGCGCCGGGCCGCCGGCGACGATGCCGCCACCAGCTCACCGACCGTCAGCGCCTCGGTGGCGCAGCCGAGCAGTCGCGCCGCGGCGGCGTTCGACTCGACCGCGACCCCGGCCTCGTTGAACACCAGCAAGCCGTCGCCGACCGCGTCGAACACGCCATGCAGCAGCGCATCACGCGCGCGCAAGGCCTGCGCCGATTTTTCATAGTGCGTCATGTCGCGCCCGACCACCACCAGGCCTTCGCGCGCGCCATGCTCGTCAAACAAGGGGACCTTGGTCATGTCAAACAAGCCACGCTCGCCGCCGGGCAGGCGCAAGGCCTCCCGCACGGCCAGCGAGCTGCCCTGGGCCCAGGCCTCGGCGTCGCTGGCCGCACAGGTATCGAAGCGGTCCGCGCTGGCCGGGAAACGGGCGGCCAGCTCGACATCGGTACGGCCCTGCCACTGGTCGTCCTGGTCAAGCTCGAACAGGCGCAGCGCCACGGAATTGACCACCTGCCAGCGGTTCTGCCCGTCCTTGAGAAAGGCCGGATCGGGCATGGCCTCGATCAGCGTGCGCAACTGCCGCTCGCTGGTGCGCAACGCCGCCTCGGCTTCCTTGCGGTCGGTGATGTCGGTGTGGGTCCCCATCACGCGCAGCGGCTGCCCGTCCTCGCCGCGTTCGACCACCCGCCCGCGGTCGAGAAT comes from Denitromonas sp. and encodes:
- a CDS encoding PAS domain S-box protein yields the protein MSGTEHTMRAPPAAVPEASRWVLFVLIVGALISVAVAAQLNMAQWRDARQAEREEVDAHTALLQERLSHVTSDMRVVGELAADAGGGAAQLFSAVARVGLAHSPIYHQLVWVGVDTRHPGAPRYPVLTAVGRDGASLTTGRDLAAQAGIGALIERALAEGGPVGGALSTFGDGVGTLPLMLAVRDDAGRTLGVLLARLHPAQLMEFATPGAHDRELHLTLQDVSGGDEPIQQIGAAEDAAEPVTQSRELVFAGRQWRVDSRRSATFVSRHVNRVPWLLLAAGIVATLAVAALVGVFLRRHADISRLVAERTRALAETEARFTSAFDQVAVGMSHIGPDGRWLRVNDTLCALVGYSREALLSGGFATITDPADLPRDLDAKARMERGEISLYTTEKRYRHRDGHAVWVRVVVSPVLGEAGRPEYYVSVIEDISDRKRAEIEAQQAQAAKMRWLFALEAAGHGVWEWSAATGEISVSDQAKALGGYAPWELENTLAQWMWLIHPDDLAQVRASLVAHLRGETAVWRCECRVRCKDGHYRWFLNCGGVVERDEAGRALRFVGTNTDINEQKTMAALVREAQLRWQYAIESADHGVWDWDARSNKVFFSTQWKAMLGHADAEVGDGLDEWEGRVHPDDLPAAWAALKHHLEGHSPSYSNEHRMRHKDGSWRWILDRGRVVERGEDGQPLRVMGTHTDITDRKEAEAALRTSERQLRTLIEAMPDPAFLKDGQNRWQVVNSVALRLFELDQDDQWQGRTDVELAARFPASADRFDTCAASDAEAWAQGSSLAVREALRLPGGERGLFDMTKVPLFDEHGAREGLVVVGRDMTHYEKSAQALRARDALLHGVFDAVGDGLLVFNEAGVAVESNAAAARLLGCATEALTVGELVAASSPAARRWGPRLAARLRRRAPVMLDGALGTAGRDPIDVELAGVPMLAGNERRYLVVIRDVTSRRRLALEQAQRAEALEALVGERTADLVAAKESAERANQAKSVFLANMSHEIRTPMNAIIGLSGQCLKTGLDARQRDYIVKVNESARSLLGILNDILDLSKIEAQRLDLEAAPFAVREVIDSVATMVSFRAIQKGLAWVVSVADDVPPMLTGDALRLRQILTNLAGNAIKFTERGRVELAVAVVGREEGAVRLRFSVTDTGIGIAAEAMVQLFQPFWQADTSTSRQYGGSGLGLAISRHLADAMGGAITADSVPAQGSCFRFEARFAVAQEARAPAPAGAVNTAGLAGMRVLVVEDNPLNQQLARELLEEVGVDVVMADDGEAALARIEADTFDAVLMDIQMPRMDGHAATRHLRASARHATLPVIAMTAHALAEERARCVAAGMDDFLTKPVEPASLYAVLARYRNGGTAPAVAASVAVPAAPADGDAVIVQDIGLRYAGGREALRLRLLGRFRDTQQDLMARFEAAHAQAPGGEAYRLAHTLKSSSATIGAVRLSEAARALEAAYQAGDMAQAADRMAAVRTQFAAVMSAIDATLDAPA